In Sphingopyxis sp. 113P3, one DNA window encodes the following:
- a CDS encoding TlyA family RNA methyltransferase produces MAKLRADQLLVDRGLAESRTRAQALILAGLAFVGDRRIEKAGQQIAADAELRVKGRDHPWVSRGGIKLDHALTHLGWDVAGAVAIDVGSSTGGFTDVLLSRGAVRVYAVDSGTNQLAWKLRQDERVIVHEQTSARILTSEHIPEPIDLIVCDASFIALSKVLPVPMSFARPGARLVALIKPQFEAERHEVGKKGVVRDAAVHARVCSEVRAWLESEGWPVADVTRSPITGPEGNVEFLIAAVKAAS; encoded by the coding sequence ATGGCAAAGCTGCGCGCCGATCAGCTTCTCGTCGATCGCGGCCTTGCCGAAAGCCGGACGCGCGCGCAGGCGCTGATCCTCGCGGGGCTCGCCTTCGTCGGCGACCGCAGGATCGAAAAAGCCGGACAGCAGATCGCGGCAGACGCCGAGCTCCGCGTGAAGGGCCGCGATCATCCATGGGTATCGCGCGGCGGCATCAAGCTCGACCATGCGCTCACACACCTCGGCTGGGATGTCGCGGGCGCGGTCGCGATCGACGTGGGCTCGTCGACCGGGGGCTTTACCGACGTGCTGCTGAGCCGCGGCGCGGTGCGGGTCTATGCGGTCGATTCGGGCACCAATCAGCTGGCGTGGAAGCTGCGCCAGGACGAGCGCGTCATCGTTCATGAACAGACGAGTGCGCGCATTCTGACCTCCGAGCATATCCCCGAGCCCATTGACCTCATCGTCTGCGACGCAAGCTTCATCGCGCTTTCGAAGGTGCTGCCGGTGCCGATGTCCTTCGCGCGCCCCGGGGCGCGGCTCGTCGCGCTGATCAAGCCGCAGTTCGAGGCCGAGCGGCACGAGGTGGGCAAGAAAGGCGTCGTACGCGACGCCGCAGTCCATGCACGCGTCTGCAGCGAGGTGCGCGCCTGGCTTGAAAGCGAGGGCTGGCCGGTCGCCGATGTGACCCGGAGCCCGATCACCGGGCCGGAGGGCAATGTCGAATTTCTGATCGCCGCGGTCAAAGCAGCGTCTTGA
- a CDS encoding TspO/MBR family protein translates to MSELATPGQLRMSYWRWALVTVPAIVLLGSLSGLLSNSGYGNRWFAALDLPAITPPGWVFGAVWPALYICLGLSLAMVLHARGAKGRGFALLLFFVQLAGNLLWSPLFFGAHQVTTALYLIIFILMVTLATAFAFSPIRKAAAWLLVPYMAWLSFAAILTFQIDQRNPDAETLVPAAASTQIG, encoded by the coding sequence ATGAGTGAATTGGCCACTCCGGGACAACTTCGCATGTCCTATTGGCGCTGGGCGCTGGTGACGGTTCCAGCGATCGTGCTTCTTGGCAGCCTGTCGGGACTTCTTTCAAACAGTGGCTACGGCAATCGCTGGTTTGCGGCGCTGGACCTGCCAGCCATTACGCCGCCCGGATGGGTCTTTGGCGCTGTCTGGCCCGCACTCTATATTTGCCTCGGCCTGTCGCTTGCGATGGTGCTGCATGCGCGCGGGGCCAAGGGGCGCGGCTTTGCGCTCCTGCTCTTCTTCGTCCAGCTCGCTGGGAATCTCCTATGGTCACCGCTCTTCTTTGGCGCGCATCAGGTCACGACCGCCCTCTATCTCATCATCTTCATTCTGATGGTGACGCTCGCGACCGCCTTTGCCTTTTCCCCGATCCGCAAGGCTGCGGCGTGGCTGCTCGTCCCCTATATGGCCTGGCTCAGTTTCGCGGCGATCCTGACGTTCCAGATCGACCAGCGCAATCCGGACGCCGAAACCCTTGTTCCCGCGGCTGCGAGCACCCAAATAGGGTGA
- a CDS encoding YbjN domain-containing protein — MSDDIYDDDDGQEAAPMEMLASYFAAHDWPHEKVGEDEIVATAQGSWTTYELRAVWRADDGVIQLLAFPDIRVVEDKRAAAHEALALINEQLWLGHFELWSNSGTILFRHGMLIGTNAPLPLDLTETLVESAIDECERFYPVFQFVLWGGKSPAEALAASLIETRGEA, encoded by the coding sequence ATGAGCGACGATATCTACGACGATGACGACGGCCAGGAAGCAGCGCCGATGGAGATGCTGGCCTCCTATTTTGCCGCGCACGACTGGCCGCACGAAAAGGTCGGCGAGGACGAGATCGTCGCCACCGCGCAGGGAAGCTGGACGACCTACGAATTGCGCGCCGTGTGGCGCGCCGACGACGGCGTCATCCAGCTGCTGGCCTTCCCCGACATCCGGGTCGTCGAGGACAAGCGCGCGGCCGCGCATGAGGCGCTGGCGCTCATCAACGAGCAATTGTGGCTCGGCCATTTCGAGCTGTGGTCGAACAGCGGCACGATCCTGTTCCGCCACGGGATGCTGATCGGCACCAACGCCCCCCTGCCTCTCGACCTTACCGAAACCCTCGTCGAAAGCGCGATCGACGAATGCGAGCGCTTTTATCCGGTGTTCCAGTTCGTGCTGTGGGGTGGCAAATCGCCGGCCGAGGCGCTGGCAGCTTCGCTGATCGAAACCCGCGGCGAGGCCTGA
- a CDS encoding right-handed parallel beta-helix repeat-containing protein, with protein sequence MAKMLRRRPLLPLFALLFLFAPASSPAQTGSAPYSVEGRGYSRLQAAVDAIGGGEGTIRIAPGYHRDCAVQTSGRIAFVASEPGRAIFDGVTCEGKAGLVLRGAGARVDGIVFQNMRVPDGNGAGIRLEKSDLEVVNSLFRQSEQGILTADDPRSTLRIERSTFSALGRCDRGLSCAHSVYTGSYGQVIVAHSRFEKGSGGHYLKTRAVRVDIHDNSFDDTQGRATNYMIDLPSGSTGRIADNLFVQGSDKENHSAFIAVAAEGRDNPSRGLAIAGNRARLSQGVSWPSVFVADWSGEALAIGTNDLGPRLTPLERR encoded by the coding sequence ATGGCAAAAATGCTTCGTCGCCGGCCGCTGTTGCCGCTCTTCGCTCTGCTCTTCCTCTTCGCGCCGGCGTCTTCGCCCGCGCAAACGGGAAGCGCTCCTTATAGCGTCGAGGGGAGGGGCTATTCGCGGCTCCAGGCCGCAGTCGACGCGATCGGCGGCGGGGAGGGAACGATCCGCATCGCGCCTGGCTATCATCGCGACTGCGCCGTGCAGACTTCGGGGCGCATCGCCTTCGTCGCTTCGGAACCCGGCCGCGCGATTTTTGACGGGGTGACCTGCGAGGGCAAGGCCGGGCTGGTGCTTCGCGGCGCGGGGGCTCGGGTCGATGGCATTGTCTTTCAGAATATGCGCGTACCCGATGGCAATGGGGCGGGCATCCGTCTCGAGAAGAGCGATCTCGAGGTTGTGAACAGCCTGTTTCGGCAAAGCGAACAGGGTATATTGACTGCCGATGATCCGCGTTCGACGCTAAGGATCGAACGCTCGACCTTTTCAGCTCTCGGTCGCTGCGACCGCGGACTGAGCTGCGCGCACAGCGTGTATACAGGCAGCTACGGCCAGGTGATCGTGGCGCACAGCCGCTTTGAAAAGGGGAGCGGCGGCCATTATCTGAAAACCCGCGCCGTTCGCGTCGATATCCACGACAACAGCTTCGACGACACGCAGGGCAGGGCGACCAATTACATGATCGACCTGCCATCGGGGTCGACCGGGCGGATCGCGGACAATTTGTTCGTGCAGGGAAGCGACAAGGAAAATCACTCGGCCTTTATCGCAGTCGCAGCCGAGGGGCGCGACAATCCCTCGCGCGGCCTCGCGATCGCGGGCAATCGCGCGCGTCTCTCGCAAGGCGTAAGCTGGCCCTCGGTGTTCGTCGCCGACTGGAGCGGGGAGGCGCTCGCGATCGGGACCAATGACCTTGGACCGCGGCTCACCCCGCTTGAAAGGCGCTAA
- a CDS encoding accessory factor UbiK family protein, whose product MQSENRIFDDFAKMLNGIAGTVAGAGREAEAAMRERAKEWIGRMDFVSREEFEAVKQMAATARAEAEALKARLDKLEGATAPSAASRAAARPAARKPKAP is encoded by the coding sequence ATGCAAAGCGAGAACCGGATTTTCGACGACTTCGCCAAGATGCTGAACGGCATCGCCGGGACGGTCGCCGGCGCGGGCCGCGAGGCTGAGGCCGCGATGCGCGAACGCGCAAAGGAATGGATCGGCCGCATGGATTTCGTCAGCCGCGAGGAGTTCGAGGCGGTCAAGCAAATGGCGGCAACCGCGCGCGCCGAAGCCGAAGCGCTAAAGGCGCGACTCGACAAACTCGAAGGCGCAACAGCACCTTCCGCAGCCTCCAGGGCCGCCGCAAGGCCCGCGGCGCGCAAGCCCAAGGCACCCTGA